A window of Corallococcus macrosporus DSM 14697 contains these coding sequences:
- a CDS encoding AAA family ATPase produces MSQRIPEESLPTELSPFAAVEAAYPAELNRVCEALLRGLPVMVEADKELTPYFYKCLRDRLKKDGKQFLYLDGRTAQEPPPGMPAPSMMATLIAQLRDAVRGAVRERIVVLPHLDLLTTSSGGLTSEAREVIPLLYENPEMVWVGFKDPSFAVPRVIENLFPHKESILGVGRDRLRHLITQRECRKFGRGLQPYALYKHVSGVNAVRLRRLLGAITGEDYPANPKPAYAQLRSATLTGALSVPELELHADIGGYAKVKQRLQQELLDVLSHKDTLSDPEAVKRVEALLPRGMIFWGPPGTGKTLFAKAMASALGAAVQVVSGPELKSRWVGESEENLRQIFVRARQAAPSIIVFDELDSFASARGTYTGSGVEHSMVNQLLTEMDGFRKEELVFVVGTTNFVESLDPALLRPGRFEFQLCIPYPNSADRRAILSIYDQKLGLEMTERALDYAVKRTGDRVEGTGTRFSGDHIQALCRALARRRLREGAQGPTEAVDVERALTEFLDRPELTPTEERVVATHEAGHAVCALFCEHAPAIDRISIRGDLAGSLGHVQYADPAHRYVVTRGQLLDSICMLFGGREAEALLLDDLSLGSAHDLERATEIARELVEDLGMGGDGVPVRRYDAPGRQAERHALSDATRSTLEAAIQEVLAVQRARARDILRREKERLVALRDLLIERKVLDREAFTHLVPATAAPKKEPALG; encoded by the coding sequence ATGAGCCAGCGCATCCCCGAGGAGTCGCTGCCCACCGAGCTGTCCCCCTTCGCCGCCGTCGAGGCCGCCTACCCCGCCGAGCTGAACCGCGTCTGCGAGGCGCTGCTGCGCGGCCTGCCCGTCATGGTGGAGGCGGACAAGGAGCTGACGCCGTACTTCTACAAGTGCCTGCGGGACAGGCTGAAGAAGGACGGCAAGCAGTTCCTCTACCTGGACGGCCGCACCGCGCAGGAGCCGCCCCCGGGCATGCCGGCGCCCTCCATGATGGCCACGCTCATCGCGCAGCTCCGGGACGCGGTGCGGGGCGCGGTGCGGGAGCGCATCGTCGTGCTGCCGCACCTGGACCTGCTCACCACCAGCAGCGGCGGGCTCACCAGCGAGGCGCGCGAGGTCATCCCCCTGCTGTACGAAAACCCGGAGATGGTCTGGGTCGGCTTCAAGGACCCGTCCTTCGCCGTGCCGCGCGTCATCGAGAACCTCTTCCCCCACAAGGAGAGCATCCTCGGCGTGGGGCGGGACAGGCTCCGCCACCTCATCACCCAGCGCGAGTGCCGCAAGTTCGGCCGGGGCCTTCAGCCCTACGCGCTCTACAAGCACGTCTCCGGCGTCAACGCCGTGCGCCTGCGGCGGCTGCTGGGCGCCATCACCGGCGAGGACTACCCCGCCAACCCGAAGCCCGCGTATGCGCAGCTGCGCTCGGCCACGCTCACCGGCGCGCTCAGCGTCCCGGAGCTGGAGCTGCACGCGGACATCGGCGGCTACGCCAAGGTGAAGCAGCGGCTCCAGCAGGAGCTTCTGGACGTCCTGTCCCACAAGGACACGCTGAGCGACCCGGAGGCCGTGAAGCGCGTGGAGGCGCTGCTTCCGCGCGGGATGATCTTCTGGGGCCCGCCCGGCACCGGCAAGACGCTCTTCGCCAAGGCCATGGCCTCCGCGCTGGGCGCGGCCGTCCAGGTGGTGAGCGGCCCCGAGCTCAAGAGCCGCTGGGTGGGCGAGAGCGAGGAGAACCTCCGCCAGATCTTCGTCCGCGCGCGGCAGGCGGCGCCCAGCATCATCGTCTTCGACGAGCTGGACTCCTTCGCGTCGGCGCGTGGCACGTACACCGGCTCGGGCGTGGAGCACTCCATGGTGAACCAGCTCCTCACGGAGATGGACGGGTTCCGCAAGGAGGAGCTCGTCTTCGTGGTGGGCACCACCAACTTCGTGGAGTCCCTGGACCCGGCGCTGCTGCGCCCGGGCCGCTTCGAGTTCCAGCTCTGCATCCCCTACCCCAACAGCGCGGACCGGCGCGCCATCCTGTCCATCTACGACCAGAAGCTGGGCCTGGAGATGACGGAGCGCGCGCTGGACTACGCGGTGAAGCGCACGGGCGACCGGGTGGAGGGCACCGGCACGCGCTTCTCCGGTGACCACATCCAGGCGCTGTGCCGGGCGCTCGCGCGGCGGCGGCTGCGCGAAGGCGCCCAGGGCCCCACCGAGGCGGTGGACGTGGAGCGCGCCCTCACGGAGTTCCTGGACCGGCCGGAGCTGACGCCCACCGAGGAGCGCGTGGTGGCCACCCACGAGGCGGGCCACGCGGTGTGCGCCCTCTTCTGCGAGCACGCGCCCGCGATTGACCGCATCAGCATCCGGGGCGACCTGGCGGGCTCGCTGGGCCACGTGCAGTACGCGGACCCGGCGCACCGCTACGTCGTCACGCGAGGCCAGTTGCTCGACAGCATCTGCATGCTCTTCGGCGGCCGGGAGGCGGAGGCGCTGCTGCTGGATGACCTCTCCCTGGGCAGCGCGCATGACCTGGAGCGCGCCACGGAGATTGCGCGCGAGCTGGTGGAGGACCTGGGCATGGGCGGCGACGGCGTGCCCGTGCGCCGCTATGACGCGCCGGGGCGGCAGGCGGAGCGGCACGCCCTGTCCGACGCGACGCGGAGCACGCTGGAGGCCGCCATCCAGGAGGTGCTGGCCGTCCAGCGCGCCCGGGCCCGGGATATCCTCCGGCGCGAGAAGGAGCGGCTCGTGGCCCTGAGGGATTTGCTCATTGAACGCAAGGTGTTGGACCGCGAGGCCTTCACCCACCTGGTGCC
- a CDS encoding 4Fe-4S single cluster domain-containing protein, whose product MVLADGTSSRSGPTLRIAQKVARTEAEGPGVRYALWVQGCPLRCAGCCNPEMFATERGTVEPVEALARQVLATPGIEGLTLLGGEPFSQAGPAALLCERVRAAGLSVMVFTGYTLAELRAQGSEDVARLLATVDLLVDGRFEKEQPETARRWIGSRNQVMHFFTARYAPDDACFTAPNTAEVHFVGGRLVINGWPALADRLRP is encoded by the coding sequence ATGGTCCTCGCAGACGGCACATCCTCCCGCTCCGGCCCGACGCTCCGGATTGCCCAGAAAGTCGCTCGCACGGAGGCGGAGGGCCCGGGTGTGCGCTACGCCCTGTGGGTCCAGGGCTGCCCCCTGCGCTGCGCGGGGTGCTGCAACCCGGAGATGTTCGCGACCGAGCGCGGCACGGTGGAGCCGGTGGAGGCGCTGGCCCGGCAGGTGCTGGCCACGCCCGGCATCGAAGGCCTCACCCTGCTGGGCGGCGAGCCCTTCTCGCAGGCCGGCCCCGCCGCGCTGCTGTGCGAGCGCGTCCGCGCCGCAGGGCTGAGCGTCATGGTCTTCACCGGCTACACGCTCGCGGAGCTGCGGGCCCAGGGAAGCGAGGACGTGGCGCGGCTGCTCGCCACGGTGGACCTGCTGGTGGACGGCCGCTTCGAGAAGGAGCAGCCGGAGACGGCGCGGCGGTGGATTGGCTCGCGCAACCAGGTGATGCACTTCTTCACCGCCCGGTACGCGCCGGATGACGCGTGTTTCACCGCGCCCAACACGGCGGAGGTGCACTTCGTCGGCGGCAGGCTCGTCATCAACGGCTGGCCCGCGCTCGCCGACCGGCTCCGCCCATGA
- a CDS encoding sigma 54-interacting transcriptional regulator, whose product MTRPVSAYAPRSERKPLYVKVVTQPALHGCWAVNISETGIGLIATPRAASEGPREGEDVELSFSLPDSGEHIRVSGMVRWRHDASGAVAALGVSFRAFEEADGVKLARYLASSHLQVVVAFATEEEARAVGAALEGVAKLHFAAVPAEAHALVTRGDAACLVVCGQDEEQALALVDSLAARRAEADPSGAGPPSDLASRIVYCAPAAPERLVALFNAGRIFRALGPAPTREALCQAVLQAGREHGVRTEQLRMALELERGLLRERALAQELPPAPGVRGGEEVGFRSGAMQRVMELIRLVAPHRVAVLLQGETGTGKEVLARILHRLSGRGDVPLVVQDCGALSETLLESELFGHVKGAFTGAVADHPGLFVLANGGTIFLDEIENTTANLQAKLLRVLETGDVRPVGGTQVRHVDVRVVAASNKDLGEEVRAGRFRADLFYRLNSFTVDIPPLRDRPEDVPELALYFLELFNRTLRRSASGIAPDAVDALRAYAWPGNVRELRNVLERSVLLSRPGEVVSPRLLPPALGATMALRNEPGGDGSLRARLERVERELIREALERHGGVLRRAAVALGMDPVTLGRRARRHGLWKGDG is encoded by the coding sequence ATGACGCGGCCTGTGTCCGCCTACGCCCCTCGAAGCGAGCGCAAGCCGTTGTACGTGAAGGTGGTGACGCAGCCGGCGCTCCATGGGTGCTGGGCCGTCAACATCAGCGAAACGGGCATCGGGCTCATCGCCACGCCGCGCGCGGCCTCCGAGGGGCCGCGTGAGGGCGAGGACGTGGAGCTGTCGTTCTCGCTGCCGGACTCGGGTGAGCACATCCGTGTGAGCGGCATGGTGCGGTGGCGGCACGACGCGTCCGGCGCGGTGGCGGCGCTGGGGGTGAGCTTCCGGGCCTTCGAGGAAGCGGATGGCGTGAAGCTGGCGCGCTACCTCGCCTCGTCGCACCTCCAGGTGGTGGTGGCCTTCGCCACCGAGGAGGAGGCGCGGGCGGTGGGCGCCGCGCTGGAGGGCGTGGCCAAGCTCCACTTCGCCGCCGTCCCGGCGGAGGCCCACGCGCTGGTGACGCGCGGGGACGCGGCGTGCCTGGTGGTGTGCGGCCAGGACGAGGAGCAGGCGCTCGCCCTGGTGGATTCCCTGGCCGCCCGGCGCGCGGAGGCGGACCCTTCCGGCGCGGGGCCGCCCAGCGACCTGGCGTCCCGCATCGTCTACTGCGCGCCCGCCGCGCCCGAGCGGCTGGTGGCGCTCTTCAACGCCGGCCGCATCTTCCGCGCGCTGGGGCCCGCGCCCACGCGGGAGGCGCTGTGCCAGGCGGTGCTCCAGGCGGGGCGCGAGCACGGCGTGCGCACCGAGCAGTTGCGCATGGCGCTGGAGCTGGAGCGCGGCCTGCTGCGCGAGCGCGCGCTGGCGCAGGAGCTGCCGCCCGCGCCCGGTGTCCGCGGCGGGGAAGAGGTGGGCTTCCGCAGCGGCGCCATGCAGCGGGTGATGGAGCTCATCCGCCTGGTGGCGCCGCACCGCGTGGCCGTGCTGCTCCAGGGCGAGACGGGCACGGGCAAGGAGGTGCTGGCGCGCATCCTCCACCGGCTCAGCGGCCGGGGGGACGTGCCGCTCGTGGTGCAGGACTGCGGCGCCCTGTCGGAGACGCTGCTGGAGAGCGAGCTGTTCGGCCACGTGAAGGGCGCCTTCACCGGCGCGGTGGCGGACCACCCCGGCCTCTTCGTGCTCGCCAACGGCGGCACCATCTTCCTGGACGAAATCGAGAACACCACCGCCAACCTCCAGGCGAAGCTCCTGCGCGTGCTGGAGACGGGGGACGTGCGCCCGGTGGGCGGCACCCAGGTGCGCCACGTGGACGTGCGCGTGGTGGCCGCCAGCAACAAGGACCTGGGCGAGGAGGTGCGCGCCGGCCGCTTCCGCGCGGACCTCTTCTACCGGCTCAACAGCTTCACGGTGGACATCCCTCCGCTGCGGGACAGGCCGGAGGACGTGCCGGAGCTGGCGCTCTACTTCCTGGAGCTGTTCAACCGCACCCTGCGCCGCTCCGCCAGCGGCATCGCGCCGGACGCGGTGGACGCGCTGCGGGCCTATGCCTGGCCGGGCAACGTGCGCGAGCTGCGCAACGTCCTGGAGCGCTCGGTGCTGCTCTCCCGTCCGGGAGAGGTCGTGTCACCCCGGCTGTTGCCCCCGGCGCTGGGGGCCACCATGGCCCTGCGCAACGAGCCAGGGGGAGATGGCTCGCTGCGCGCGCGGCTGGAGCGGGTGGAGCGCGAGCTCATCCGCGAGGCCCTGGAGCGCCACGGCGGGGTGCTGCGGCGCGCGGCCGTGGCGCTGGGGATGGACCCGGTGACGCTGGGCCGGCGGGCCCGGCGCCACGGCCTGTGGAAGGGCGACGGCTAG
- a CDS encoding ThiF family adenylyltransferase, with product MVEQRFQRNLGVVDAETLDKLSRTHVLVAGVGGAGGQCAVDLARLGFGSVTLADFDVYERHNMNRQVGCFESTLGRSKVEVVGRMCRDIHPALRLRQVPEGITGANVEDVLGGGGALPPVDYVVEVIDIAGAREKQVLHRACRQRGVPVMTGLMLGFGAALHVFQPDAPLYEALYLLPDGRIDLPAIIPHLGSYMLREYMDACYQGRGHAPTCVVGATSAAGMMVTELTRAVMRGPRSMVSWPEYLYVDFFDHCFVRGTAAPALPGRDALAPRAAEVPAAG from the coding sequence ATGGTCGAGCAGCGGTTCCAGCGCAATCTGGGGGTGGTGGATGCGGAGACGCTGGACAAGCTGTCACGCACGCATGTGTTGGTGGCGGGGGTGGGCGGCGCGGGCGGGCAGTGCGCGGTGGACCTGGCGCGGCTGGGCTTCGGGAGCGTGACGCTGGCGGACTTCGACGTCTACGAGCGCCACAACATGAACCGGCAGGTGGGCTGCTTCGAGAGCACGCTGGGCCGCTCCAAGGTGGAGGTGGTGGGGCGGATGTGCCGTGACATCCACCCGGCGCTGCGGCTGCGGCAGGTGCCGGAGGGCATCACCGGGGCGAACGTGGAGGACGTGCTCGGCGGGGGCGGCGCGCTGCCGCCGGTGGATTACGTGGTGGAGGTCATCGACATCGCGGGGGCGCGGGAGAAGCAGGTGCTCCACCGCGCGTGCCGCCAGCGCGGCGTGCCGGTGATGACGGGGTTGATGCTGGGCTTCGGCGCGGCGCTGCACGTCTTCCAGCCGGACGCGCCGCTGTACGAGGCGCTGTACCTCCTCCCCGACGGCCGCATCGACCTGCCCGCCATCATCCCCCACCTGGGCAGCTACATGCTCCGCGAGTACATGGACGCGTGCTACCAGGGCCGGGGCCATGCGCCCACCTGCGTGGTGGGCGCGACGAGCGCGGCGGGGATGATGGTGACGGAGCTGACGCGCGCGGTGATGCGGGGCCCCCGGTCCATGGTGTCCTGGCCGGAGTACCTCTACGTGGACTTCTTCGACCACTGCTTCGTGCGGGGCACCGCCGCGCCGGCCCTGCCCGGGCGGGACGCCCTGGCGCCCCGGGCCGCGGAGGTCCCCGCCGCGGGCTGA